One Coleofasciculus chthonoplastes PCC 7420 DNA segment encodes these proteins:
- the mraY gene encoding phospho-N-acetylmuramoyl-pentapeptide-transferase yields the protein MDAKLTSGRSFNLTGSSLLTLLAVGLSLGSLILDGLGERFLFAGVSMTLPLLICAVVTAALGYWVVPFLQTLKMGQIVREDGPQTHLQKAGTPTMGGVFFVPVAVMVALVWSGLALVGQEFVNVLVVSVVTLAYGMIGWLDDWQIIRRRSNKGISPRLKLALQISVGLVFCIWLAASQPISITAIALPFGIVLPLGLLFWPLALFVLAAESNATNLTDGVDGLAGGTCAIALLALAAIVAPTSPGLMVFCACLSGSCLGFVVHNRHPAAVFMGDTGSLALGGALAAVGLLSQNLWCLFVLSGIFCWESISVIAQVAYYKATKDEAGVGKRLFKMSPFHNHLELSGWSETQIVGAFYLTGGLLALVCLGLQSGF from the coding sequence ATAGACGCAAAATTAACTTCTGGGCGGTCGTTTAATTTAACGGGTTCCAGCCTCTTGACGTTACTAGCCGTTGGTTTGAGTCTGGGATCATTGATTCTAGATGGGTTGGGGGAACGCTTCCTGTTCGCCGGAGTCTCGATGACTTTGCCCCTGTTGATTTGTGCTGTGGTGACGGCAGCACTGGGGTATTGGGTTGTCCCCTTTCTGCAAACGTTGAAAATGGGGCAGATTGTCCGGGAAGATGGACCCCAAACTCATTTACAAAAAGCTGGAACCCCTACCATGGGTGGGGTGTTTTTTGTCCCGGTGGCAGTAATGGTTGCTCTAGTTTGGTCGGGATTGGCACTGGTAGGGCAAGAGTTTGTTAATGTCCTGGTTGTATCCGTTGTGACCCTGGCTTATGGGATGATTGGCTGGTTGGATGATTGGCAAATTATCCGCCGCCGTTCTAATAAGGGCATTTCCCCTCGCCTGAAATTGGCACTACAGATCAGCGTGGGGTTGGTATTTTGTATTTGGCTGGCAGCAAGTCAACCGATTAGTATTACCGCGATCGCACTCCCGTTTGGGATAGTCTTACCCTTAGGATTACTGTTCTGGCCCCTGGCGCTGTTTGTTTTGGCGGCGGAAAGTAATGCCACGAATCTGACTGATGGGGTAGATGGATTGGCTGGGGGAACCTGTGCGATCGCGCTTTTGGCATTGGCTGCAATTGTTGCCCCAACGTCACCGGGTTTAATGGTGTTCTGTGCCTGTCTCAGTGGCAGTTGTCTAGGATTTGTCGTGCATAATCGCCACCCTGCTGCTGTGTTTATGGGAGATACGGGTTCCCTGGCTTTAGGTGGCGCTCTCGCGGCAGTAGGATTATTGAGTCAGAACCTCTGGTGTTTATTTGTTCTCAGTGGCATTTTTTGTTGGGAATCGATCTCGGTGATTGCCCAAGTTGCTTATTACAAAGCCACCAAAGATGAGGCTGGAGTCGGCAAACGGCTGTTTAAAATGTCACCGTTTCATAACCATTTAGAATTAAGCGGTTGGTCAGAAACCCAAATTGTGGGAGCGTTTTATTTGACAGGTGGGCTGTTAGCGTTGGTTTGTTTAGGATTGCAGTCCGGTTTTTGA
- the dnaK gene encoding molecular chaperone DnaK, which yields MAKVVGIDLGTTNSCVAVMEGGKPTVIANAEGGRTTPSVVAYAKNGDRLVGQIAKRQAVMNPENTFYSVKRFIGRRHGEVTNEATEVSYKVLKVGDNVKLDCPSQGKQFAPEEIAAQVLRKLVDDASKYLGETVTQAVITVPAYFNDSQRQATKDAGKIAGVEVLRIINEPTAASLAYGLDKKSNETILVFDLGGGTFDVSILEVGDGVFEVLSTSGDTHLGGDDFDKKIVDYLAAEFQKSEGIDLRKDKQALQRLTEAAEKAKIELSSVTQAEINLPFITATQDGPKHLDTTLTRAKFEELCADLIDRCRIPVENSVRDAKIDKSAIDEIVLVGGSTRIPAVQEVVKRVLGKEPNQTVNPDEVVAIGAAIQAGVLAGEVKDILLLDVTPLSLGVETLGGVMTKIIPRNTTIPTKKSETFSTAVDGQTNVEIHVLQGEREMSGDNKSLGTFRLDGIPPAPRGVPQIEVTFDIDANGILNVTAKDKGTGKEQSISITGASTLPSEDVDRMVQEAEANAAADKERREKIDRKNQADSLTYQAEKQINELGDKVSAEDKTKVEGLIKDLRDAVSQEDDEKIKTLTTELQQALYSISANLYQQAGGPEPGAAPGGAGGPEAGAAPSGESGGGDDVIDAEFSETK from the coding sequence ATGGCAAAAGTAGTTGGAATTGACTTAGGTACGACAAACTCCTGCGTAGCCGTCATGGAAGGGGGTAAACCTACCGTGATTGCTAACGCCGAAGGCGGACGTACAACCCCTTCAGTTGTGGCGTATGCCAAAAATGGCGATCGCCTCGTGGGTCAAATCGCCAAACGTCAGGCGGTGATGAACCCGGAAAATACGTTCTACTCGGTCAAACGCTTCATTGGGCGTAGACATGGCGAAGTCACCAATGAAGCTACCGAAGTCTCTTATAAAGTCCTCAAAGTTGGCGATAACGTCAAACTTGATTGTCCCTCTCAAGGTAAACAATTTGCGCCTGAAGAGATTGCGGCTCAAGTGCTACGGAAGCTCGTCGATGACGCCAGTAAGTACCTGGGTGAAACCGTGACTCAAGCCGTGATTACGGTTCCGGCGTACTTCAACGACTCCCAGCGTCAAGCCACGAAAGACGCCGGTAAGATTGCTGGGGTTGAGGTGTTGCGGATTATTAACGAACCCACAGCGGCTTCTCTGGCGTATGGTTTAGACAAGAAGAGCAACGAAACAATTTTAGTCTTTGACCTTGGTGGTGGAACCTTTGACGTATCCATCCTGGAAGTCGGTGATGGTGTGTTTGAAGTATTATCAACTTCTGGTGACACTCACCTCGGTGGTGACGACTTCGATAAGAAAATTGTTGATTACCTCGCCGCTGAATTCCAGAAATCTGAAGGGATTGATTTACGCAAAGACAAGCAAGCCCTGCAACGGTTAACGGAAGCAGCGGAGAAAGCCAAGATTGAACTCTCCAGCGTTACCCAAGCGGAAATCAACCTACCCTTTATCACCGCTACCCAGGATGGTCCGAAGCACCTGGATACAACCTTGACTCGGGCGAAGTTTGAAGAACTCTGTGCCGACTTAATTGATCGGTGTCGCATCCCGGTTGAGAATTCAGTACGCGATGCCAAAATTGATAAGAGTGCGATCGATGAGATTGTCTTAGTCGGGGGTTCGACCCGGATTCCGGCGGTACAAGAGGTAGTCAAGCGGGTATTGGGTAAAGAACCCAACCAAACCGTGAACCCGGATGAAGTGGTTGCAATTGGTGCAGCGATTCAAGCGGGTGTCTTAGCGGGTGAAGTTAAAGATATTCTGCTGCTTGATGTTACCCCTCTCTCCTTGGGTGTGGAAACCTTGGGCGGTGTGATGACCAAGATTATCCCCCGCAACACCACCATTCCTACCAAGAAGTCAGAAACTTTCTCCACGGCTGTGGATGGTCAAACTAACGTCGAAATCCACGTTCTCCAAGGTGAACGGGAAATGTCTGGCGATAACAAGAGTCTGGGGACTTTCCGTCTGGATGGGATTCCCCCAGCACCACGCGGCGTTCCCCAAATTGAAGTCACTTTTGATATTGACGCCAATGGTATCCTGAATGTTACTGCGAAGGATAAAGGTACGGGTAAAGAGCAATCGATTAGCATTACAGGCGCATCTACCCTACCCAGTGAAGACGTTGATCGCATGGTTCAGGAAGCTGAAGCCAATGCAGCGGCGGACAAAGAGCGGCGTGAGAAAATCGATCGCAAGAACCAAGCCGATTCTTTGACGTATCAAGCTGAGAAGCAGATTAATGAGTTGGGTGATAAAGTCTCAGCAGAAGATAAGACGAAGGTTGAAGGCTTGATTAAGGATCTGCGAGATGCAGTGTCTCAGGAAGATGATGAGAAGATTAAGACGCTGACCACAGAATTGCAACAAGCACTCTACAGCATTAGTGCTAACTTGTATCAACAAGCGGGTGGTCCAGAACCAGGTGCGGCTCCCGGTGGTGCAGGTGGACCTGAAGCTGGTGCGGCTCCCAGTGGTGAATCCGGTGGTGGTGATGATGTCATCGACGCTGAATTCTCGGAAACGAAATAG
- a CDS encoding EVE domain-containing protein, with protein sequence MAYWLFQGNPKYYRIIDAIRDFVQMPWLVTRYTKDMAAGDGVLIWKAGQDAGIYAIAEIIEPPKLLDKVPDIGYWIDKSRLGSKPQARIRFTTKLLEKPLLRDSLKQDAVLKSLGVLRVPNGTNYKVTPEEWQRVHELRGCL encoded by the coding sequence ATGGCGTACTGGCTTTTTCAAGGCAATCCTAAGTATTACCGGATTATTGATGCGATTCGCGATTTTGTGCAAATGCCGTGGTTGGTGACTCGCTACACGAAGGATATGGCGGCGGGTGATGGGGTGTTGATTTGGAAAGCCGGACAGGATGCGGGGATTTATGCGATCGCGGAAATTATTGAACCGCCTAAGCTGTTGGATAAAGTCCCGGATATTGGGTATTGGATTGATAAGTCTCGTTTGGGAAGCAAGCCGCAAGCGCGTATTCGGTTTACGACTAAACTGTTAGAGAAGCCACTATTGCGGGACTCTTTAAAACAAGATGCGGTGTTGAAGAGTTTGGGGGTGCTTCGTGTGCCGAATGGGACAAATTATAAGGTAACACCTGAAGAATGGCAGCGCGTTCATGAGTTGAGAGGTTGTTTGTGA
- a CDS encoding Eco57I restriction-modification methylase domain-containing protein, giving the protein MRQPEFQQSILDILSSLQGLNPLKELFWSELNYDRENQPLSRRGWSDPVSHLLAEDPLLLASAGSEFHIIYGRLQSERLLASDQRPVVNQLFKNHPYALFIFSNYNQDQWHFLNVKYDKKQDKRQVFRRITVSSGEQLRTATERLSLLDLAGISGVEPLTIQQRHDQAFDVEKVTQKFFETYRRVFEQVEGLLEPMMADGEQRRMFTQKLFNRLMFIAFIQKKGWLTFQGKRNYLEALWQDYQDKCTSDSNFYRDRLSLLFFSGLNNPQQQDITGINQGGYLQEVMGTVPYLNGGLFEQDADDQNPEIIVLDEGIEAIILDLFASFNFTVTESTPLDVEVAVDPEMLGKVFEELVTGRHETGSYYTPKPIVSFMCREALKGYLRCQLLAESVEAIEAFVDQHNPMGLINPEAVLGALRRVKVCDPACGSGAYLLGMLHELLELRQCLFATRKIDAKTDYVRKLEIIETNIYGVDSDVFAVNIARLRLWLSLAVEYEGDDPPPLPNLKFKIEVGDSLIAPNPQPGSGMFRDELISRYRETKGAYLKAHLGGEKQSLEEEIQRLKGEIALLTHGSIQVSGFDWAVEFAEVMAEGGFDIQVANPPYVRQELIKGLKPTLKQVYPEVYTGTSDLYCFFYARALQLLQAGGMLAFISSNKWFRAKYGEKLRGYITETCQVNSITDFGDLPVFHSATAYPMIFIAAKGNQGKCSVRFTQADSLSPPYPDVLALSRERGQVLPSGALSGSNWMLTDAATVRRIKQMESVGVPLGEYVDGKIYRGVLTGFNQAFVIDGTKREELIRQDAKSEEIIKPLAVGKDIRKWCINFQDRWLIVTRIGVNIKRYPAIFSHLKQWQAKLEKRYDKGRYWWELRACDYYDIFEQNKIVYPVIAKESRFSYDTQGSFTNDKAFIINSADLYLLAILNSIPVWEYLNNICSKLRGGDLELRSIYMSKIPIPKASDTEKEAISALVQKCLDAKGMNCEEWEKEIDERVAALYGL; this is encoded by the coding sequence ATGCGCCAACCAGAATTCCAGCAGTCTATTCTCGATATCCTTTCTTCGCTGCAAGGGTTAAATCCACTCAAGGAGTTATTTTGGTCGGAACTGAATTACGATCGCGAAAATCAACCCCTTTCGCGGCGGGGATGGAGTGATCCGGTGTCCCATCTATTAGCAGAAGATCCCCTATTATTAGCGTCTGCGGGTAGTGAATTTCATATTATTTATGGGCGGTTGCAGTCGGAGCGCTTGTTGGCAAGTGATCAGCGTCCGGTGGTTAATCAATTGTTTAAAAATCATCCTTATGCTTTATTTATATTTTCTAATTATAATCAAGATCAATGGCATTTTCTTAACGTTAAATACGATAAAAAACAGGATAAGCGTCAGGTTTTTCGCCGAATTACCGTTAGTTCAGGGGAACAGTTACGAACGGCGACAGAACGCCTCAGCTTATTAGATTTAGCCGGAATTTCTGGGGTAGAACCCTTGACAATTCAGCAGCGTCATGATCAGGCGTTTGATGTTGAGAAGGTTACGCAAAAATTCTTTGAGACGTATCGGCGGGTATTTGAGCAGGTGGAAGGCTTACTTGAGCCGATGATGGCAGATGGGGAACAGCGGCGGATGTTTACCCAAAAGCTGTTTAATCGGTTGATGTTTATTGCCTTTATTCAGAAAAAAGGGTGGCTGACGTTTCAGGGGAAAAGGAACTATTTAGAGGCGTTGTGGCAGGATTATCAAGATAAGTGTACATCGGATAGCAATTTTTATCGCGATCGTTTGTCTCTTTTGTTCTTTTCGGGGCTGAATAATCCTCAACAACAGGATATCACCGGGATTAATCAGGGCGGTTATCTTCAGGAGGTTATGGGTACGGTTCCCTATCTGAATGGGGGGTTATTTGAACAAGATGCGGATGACCAAAATCCGGAGATTATTGTGCTCGATGAGGGGATTGAGGCGATTATTCTGGATTTATTTGCTAGCTTTAATTTTACCGTAACGGAGAGTACACCCCTGGATGTGGAGGTGGCGGTTGATCCGGAAATGCTGGGAAAGGTGTTTGAAGAATTGGTGACGGGGCGCCATGAAACGGGGAGTTATTATACACCGAAGCCGATTGTATCGTTTATGTGTCGGGAGGCGTTGAAGGGGTATTTACGCTGTCAGTTACTGGCGGAGTCGGTTGAGGCGATTGAGGCATTTGTGGATCAGCATAACCCGATGGGGTTGATTAATCCAGAGGCGGTATTGGGGGCGTTACGCCGGGTTAAGGTTTGTGATCCGGCTTGTGGGAGTGGTGCTTATTTGTTGGGGATGTTGCATGAGTTGTTGGAGTTGCGTCAGTGTTTGTTTGCGACGCGGAAAATTGATGCGAAGACGGATTATGTGCGGAAGTTGGAGATTATTGAAACGAATATTTATGGGGTGGATAGTGATGTATTTGCGGTTAATATTGCCCGGTTGCGGTTGTGGTTATCTCTGGCGGTGGAATATGAGGGGGATGATCCGCCGCCGTTACCGAATTTGAAGTTTAAGATTGAGGTGGGGGATAGTTTAATTGCGCCGAATCCTCAACCAGGTTCGGGGATGTTTCGGGATGAGTTGATTAGTCGGTATCGGGAAACGAAGGGGGCGTATTTAAAGGCGCATTTGGGTGGGGAAAAGCAGTCGTTAGAAGAGGAGATTCAGCGGTTAAAGGGTGAAATTGCTTTATTAACTCACGGTAGTATTCAGGTGTCTGGGTTTGATTGGGCGGTGGAGTTTGCGGAGGTGATGGCGGAGGGGGGGTTTGATATTCAGGTGGCAAATCCGCCTTATGTTAGGCAAGAGTTGATTAAGGGATTGAAGCCAACGCTGAAGCAGGTTTATCCGGAGGTTTATACGGGTACGTCTGATTTATATTGTTTCTTTTATGCCCGGGCGTTGCAGTTGTTACAAGCTGGGGGAATGTTGGCGTTTATTTCCTCGAATAAGTGGTTTCGGGCGAAGTATGGGGAGAAGTTGAGAGGGTATATTACTGAAACTTGTCAGGTGAATAGTATTACGGATTTTGGGGATTTACCTGTGTTTCATAGTGCGACGGCTTACCCGATGATTTTTATTGCGGCTAAGGGTAATCAAGGGAAATGTTCGGTTCGGTTTACTCAGGCTGATTCGTTATCTCCTCCCTATCCTGATGTGTTGGCGTTAAGTCGTGAAAGGGGGCAAGTTTTACCCAGTGGTGCTTTGAGTGGTAGTAATTGGATGTTGACGGATGCGGCTACGGTGAGGCGGATTAAGCAAATGGAATCAGTGGGTGTTCCTTTGGGTGAGTATGTTGATGGTAAGATATATCGAGGTGTTCTGACAGGGTTTAATCAGGCATTTGTTATTGATGGGACAAAACGGGAAGAGTTGATTCGTCAGGATGCTAAGAGTGAGGAAATTATTAAGCCGTTAGCGGTAGGTAAAGATATTCGCAAATGGTGTATTAACTTTCAGGATAGATGGCTGATTGTTACTCGGATTGGTGTTAATATAAAGCGTTATCCTGCTATATTCTCACATCTTAAGCAGTGGCAAGCGAAATTAGAGAAGCGCTATGACAAAGGTAGATATTGGTGGGAATTGAGAGCTTGTGATTACTATGATATTTTTGAACAAAATAAAATTGTTTATCCTGTTATTGCTAAAGAATCACGGTTTTCTTACGATACTCAAGGATCATTCACTAACGACAAAGCATTTATAATTAATTCAGCCGACCTATATTTATTAGCCATCCTAAATTCTATTCCTGTGTGGGAATATCTGAACAATATTTGTTCAAAGTTGAGAGGTGGTGATTTAGAGTTACGCAGCATCTACATGAGTAAAATTCCCATCCCTAAAGCATCAGATACCGAAAAAGAAGCCATTTCCGCCTTAGTCCAAAAATGCTTAGACGCCAAAGGAATGAACTGTGAGGAATGGGAAAAAGAAATCGATGAACGAGTCGCGGCACTCTATGGCTTGTAA
- a CDS encoding helicase-related protein translates to MTTHDIIDNRNQKLVDSINCILDSSDAAHFAVGYFFLSGFIAIAPRLNTIKEMRLLIGNTSNRETIEQLAEGYRRLELIKDQIEAQTYPKRILRQQMVAQTAENIRSSVELMDQTDAAETLVKNLVQMIEEKRLQVRVYTKGRLHAKAYIFDYGKVYNQLGQLVDRAENGIAVVGSSNLTLSGISHNTELNVIVHGNDNHQQLTHWFNQLWEDAEDFDETLMQQMQQSWVMAPTRPYDIYMKTLYMLVRDRIQEENRIEIIADDAITHKLADFQKVAVNQAIKIIRDYGGCFVSDVVGLGKSFIGAAIVKRFEQVERARPLILCPAPLIEMWERYNEVYHLNARVLSLGMLRDDGENGENRLLNDFRYKDRDFILIDESHNLRNPSTQRYKIVETFLATGKQCCFLTATPRNKSAWDIYNQIKLFHPDDKTDLPVDPPDLKAYFKLVEKGDRDLPNLLSHILIRRTRNHILRWYGFDAKTHQPIEPANFSAYLTGKRRAYVIVGGKHQFFPKRQLETIEYSIEDTYQGLYQQLRHYLGKSRQRQLINPPANELCYARYGIGNYVLKAKQKKDPYSSLQTAGANLRGLIRVLLFKRFESSVQAFRETVNKLLNAHYLFEKALIQGFVPAGEEAQSILYEPNQDEEQDIIDALRQASGKYKLADFDAERLQKHIHHDIQLFEKILALVQPITPAQDTKLQTLKTWLNQAPLTNSKRLIFTQYADTARYLYENLNPDGKQDDIDVIYSGDKSKARIVGRFAPKANPDYEFTRNESEINTLIATDVLAEGLNLQDGNLIINYDLHWNPVRLIQRFGRIDRIGSENDIVYGFNFLPETGLDKNLGLRRILANRIAEIHETIGEDAAILDPTEQLNEEAMYAIYEKNGDSQQLSLFEDNGEYLDLNEAEEILRQLQKDDPTEYKRIATLPHGIRTAKFSLNKGLFVFCEASYPNRPELKGYQQLVLLDDKGEIVSRDISHILGRLKSSAQESGLSLPQDYNAAVMKIKGQFAEDVKHRQAERDYSRNLSQGQRYSLRKLRLFFETINDEDIKAQINLLEKAFREPVTTGLKRELNRLKRNNITGNELFIKLKQLYAQYDRHEWLNRRQKDEDCLVPIIVCSEALV, encoded by the coding sequence ATGACAACTCACGATATCATCGACAACCGCAACCAAAAACTGGTAGACAGTATTAACTGTATCCTCGACTCCTCAGACGCCGCCCATTTCGCTGTCGGTTATTTCTTCCTTTCTGGTTTCATCGCCATCGCCCCCCGTCTCAACACTATCAAGGAAATGCGGTTACTGATTGGTAATACTAGCAACCGTGAAACCATCGAACAACTCGCCGAAGGATATCGCCGCTTAGAACTAATTAAAGACCAAATCGAAGCCCAAACCTATCCCAAACGCATCCTCCGCCAACAAATGGTAGCCCAAACCGCCGAAAATATCCGTTCTAGCGTAGAATTAATGGATCAAACCGATGCAGCGGAAACCTTGGTGAAAAACCTAGTACAAATGATCGAAGAAAAACGCTTACAGGTGCGAGTATATACCAAAGGACGACTCCACGCCAAAGCCTACATCTTCGACTATGGTAAAGTTTATAACCAATTGGGACAACTCGTCGATCGCGCCGAAAATGGTATTGCTGTTGTTGGTTCCTCTAATCTCACCCTATCCGGCATTTCCCATAATACTGAACTGAATGTCATTGTTCACGGAAACGACAACCATCAGCAACTCACCCACTGGTTTAACCAACTCTGGGAAGACGCCGAAGACTTCGACGAAACCCTAATGCAGCAGATGCAGCAGTCGTGGGTAATGGCGCCAACCCGCCCCTACGATATTTATATGAAAACCCTCTATATGTTAGTCCGCGATCGCATCCAGGAGGAAAACCGAATTGAAATTATCGCCGATGACGCGATTACCCATAAACTCGCCGACTTCCAAAAAGTAGCCGTTAACCAAGCCATCAAAATTATCCGTGACTATGGTGGCTGTTTCGTCTCCGATGTCGTTGGCTTAGGGAAAAGCTTTATCGGCGCCGCGATTGTCAAACGCTTTGAACAAGTGGAACGCGCCCGCCCGTTAATTCTTTGTCCCGCCCCCCTCATAGAAATGTGGGAACGTTACAATGAAGTCTATCATCTCAACGCCCGTGTCCTCTCCCTAGGAATGCTGCGAGATGATGGTGAAAATGGGGAAAACCGTCTCCTCAATGACTTCCGCTATAAAGATAGAGACTTTATCCTTATCGACGAAAGCCACAACCTCCGCAACCCTAGCACCCAACGCTACAAAATCGTCGAAACCTTCCTCGCCACTGGGAAACAATGCTGCTTCCTCACCGCCACCCCCCGCAATAAAAGCGCCTGGGATATTTATAACCAAATTAAACTCTTCCACCCCGACGACAAAACCGACTTACCCGTAGACCCCCCCGATTTAAAAGCCTACTTTAAATTAGTCGAAAAAGGCGATCGCGACTTACCCAATTTATTATCCCATATCCTGATCCGCCGCACCCGCAACCACATTCTCCGTTGGTACGGCTTCGACGCCAAAACCCATCAACCCATCGAACCCGCCAACTTTTCCGCCTACCTCACCGGGAAACGCCGCGCCTACGTGATTGTGGGCGGGAAGCACCAATTTTTCCCCAAACGCCAATTAGAAACCATTGAATACAGCATCGAAGATACCTATCAAGGCTTATACCAACAACTGCGCCACTATCTAGGAAAATCCCGCCAGCGCCAACTCATCAATCCCCCCGCCAATGAACTCTGTTATGCCCGTTATGGTATAGGCAATTATGTCTTAAAAGCCAAGCAAAAAAAAGACCCCTATTCCAGCTTACAAACCGCCGGGGCGAACCTGCGGGGACTCATCCGGGTGCTACTCTTTAAACGCTTCGAGTCTAGCGTCCAAGCTTTCCGAGAAACCGTGAACAAACTCCTCAATGCCCATTATCTCTTTGAAAAAGCCTTAATCCAAGGATTTGTTCCCGCTGGGGAGGAAGCCCAATCGATTCTCTATGAACCCAACCAAGACGAAGAACAAGACATTATTGACGCCTTACGTCAAGCCTCTGGCAAATACAAACTCGCCGATTTTGATGCCGAACGCTTGCAAAAACATATTCACCATGATATCCAACTCTTCGAGAAAATTCTCGCCTTAGTTCAACCCATCACTCCCGCCCAAGATACCAAACTGCAAACCCTAAAAACCTGGCTAAACCAAGCCCCCCTAACCAACAGTAAACGCCTCATCTTTACCCAATACGCCGACACCGCCCGTTACCTCTACGAAAACCTCAACCCCGACGGGAAACAGGATGATATTGACGTTATTTATAGCGGCGATAAAAGTAAAGCCCGTATTGTAGGTAGATTCGCCCCCAAAGCCAACCCCGACTATGAATTTACCCGGAATGAATCAGAAATTAACACCTTAATTGCCACCGATGTCCTCGCCGAAGGGCTAAACTTACAAGATGGCAACTTAATCATTAACTATGACCTGCATTGGAACCCAGTGCGCTTAATTCAACGGTTTGGTCGGATTGATAGAATTGGTAGTGAAAATGATATCGTTTACGGTTTTAACTTTTTACCCGAAACCGGGTTAGACAAAAACCTCGGCTTACGTCGCATCCTCGCCAACCGCATCGCCGAAATCCACGAAACCATCGGCGAAGATGCAGCAATTCTCGACCCCACCGAACAACTCAACGAAGAAGCGATGTACGCCATCTATGAGAAAAATGGGGATAGCCAGCAACTGAGTTTATTTGAGGATAATGGGGAATATTTAGACCTAAATGAAGCCGAAGAAATTCTGCGCCAGTTACAAAAAGATGACCCAACCGAATACAAACGCATCGCGACTTTACCTCATGGTATCCGCACCGCTAAATTCTCCCTAAATAAAGGATTATTCGTGTTCTGCGAAGCCTCCTATCCCAATCGCCCTGAGTTAAAAGGGTATCAGCAGTTAGTCTTACTCGATGACAAAGGAGAGATTGTATCACGGGATATCTCTCACATTTTAGGACGACTAAAAAGCAGCGCCCAAGAGTCTGGATTATCCTTACCCCAGGATTATAATGCGGCGGTAATGAAAATTAAAGGTCAATTTGCCGAAGACGTAAAACATCGCCAAGCGGAACGAGACTATAGCCGCAATCTTAGCCAAGGACAACGCTATAGTTTACGCAAACTCCGACTCTTTTTTGAAACGATTAATGATGAGGACATCAAAGCCCAAATTAATCTATTAGAAAAAGCCTTCCGCGAACCCGTCACCACAGGACTCAAGCGCGAGTTAAATCGGCTAAAACGTAATAATATAACCGGGAATGAACTGTTTATCAAACTTAAGCAACTTTACGCCCAATATGACCGACACGAATGGCTAAACCGTCGCCAAAAAGATGAGGATTGCCTCGTTCCGATAATTGTTTGTAGTGAAGCCTTGGTTTGA